DNA sequence from the Cellulophaga sp. HaHaR_3_176 genome:
CGAAATGTTCGAAAAACTTTCGAAAACACAACCAATAGGCCGTATGGGTAAACCACAAGAAATGGCTGACTTAGCACTCTTTTTATGTTCAGACGAGGCTGGTTTTATAACAGGGTCTAATTATGCTATTGATGGTGGTTTTGTAACATTAAATGGAAACTAAAAAACTATAAATTTAAATAAAATATACAGATGAAATTAATACGATTTGGCGCTGAAGGAAATGAAAAACCAGGATTACAATTAAATGACGGAACTCGAATAGATGTATCTGCATTTGGATCAGATTATACAGAGGAATTTTTTGGAAATGACGGTATTGAAAAATTAAAAAAATGGGTGATTAATCATAAAGAAAATTGTCCTAAAGTGCCAAACGATACGCGTTTAGGAGTGCCTTTAATCAGACCTTCTAAAATTGTTTGTGTAGGTTTAAACTATGCACAACATGCAGCAGAAGCGGGTATGGATATTCCAAAAGAACCGGTATTATTCTTTAAATCAACAACAGCTTTAGTTGGTCCTAATGATGATGTTATCATTCCGAAGAACAGTGAAAAAACGGACTGGGAAGTAGAATTAGCGATTGTTATTGGTAAAAAAGCATCTTATGTTGAAGAGGCTGATGCTTTTGATCATATTGCAGGTTATGTTTTGCATAACGATGTAAGTGAGCGTGCTTTTCAAATTGAAAAATCAGGGCAGTGGTGTAAAGGTAAAGGCTGTGATACTTTTGCTCCTGTAGGACCTTTTATAGCTACAACTGATGAAATTAAAGACCCTAATAATTTAAGCCTTTGGTTAAAATTAAACGGTAAAAAAATGCAAGACAGCAGCACATCTGATTTTATTTTTAATGTACAATATGTGGTAAGCCATATTAGTCAATTTATGACTTTATTACCAGGCGATATTATATCAACAGGTACCCCTTTTGGAGTAGGCTTAGGTTTAACACCACCAATGTATTTAAAAGAAGGTGATGTGATGGAATTAGGTATAGAAGGTTTAGGAACATCTAAGCAAGTTTGTAAAAATTACAAGGCTTAATATTCTAGCTATTCATTTTATAAAATTAAAAATTTAACACCTTTTTACATGGATTTGAAATTAAAAGACAAAGTTATTATAGTAACAGGCGGCTCAAAAGGTATTGGGTTAGGTATTGTAGAGTCTTTACTTAGAGAAAATGCGATACCAGTTATCGTTACCCGTAATAAAGAAAGTGTTTTAGAGGTTTTAGAAAATTTTAAAACTAAAGGTCACGATGTGTTTTATACACTTGCGGAGCTTACAGATGCTGAAAAATGTAAAAGTGCTATAGACGCTACAATTGCTAAATATGGCCGTATTGATGGTCTTGTAAATAATGCGGGTGTTAATGATGGTGTGGGTTTAGAAAGTGGCGATTATGATGGGTTTATGACGTCTATAAAAAGAAATTTAGCGCATTATTATTTAATGGCCCATTATGCCTTGCCTGAATTAAAAAAGAGTAAAGGTGCGATTGTAAATATAGGTTCTAAAACGGCTGATACGGGTCAAGGTGGTACATCTGGTTATGCTGCTTCAAATGGTGGGCGTAATGCATTAACAAGGGAGTGGGCAGTAGAACTTTTGCCATATAGTATACGTGTAAATGCTTTAATAGTTGCAGAATGTTACACGCCTTTATATGAAAAATGGATAAGCACTTTTTCTGATAAAGAAGAAAAATTAGCAAGCATAACAAAAAACATTCC
Encoded proteins:
- a CDS encoding fumarylacetoacetate hydrolase family protein, giving the protein MKLIRFGAEGNEKPGLQLNDGTRIDVSAFGSDYTEEFFGNDGIEKLKKWVINHKENCPKVPNDTRLGVPLIRPSKIVCVGLNYAQHAAEAGMDIPKEPVLFFKSTTALVGPNDDVIIPKNSEKTDWEVELAIVIGKKASYVEEADAFDHIAGYVLHNDVSERAFQIEKSGQWCKGKGCDTFAPVGPFIATTDEIKDPNNLSLWLKLNGKKMQDSSTSDFIFNVQYVVSHISQFMTLLPGDIISTGTPFGVGLGLTPPMYLKEGDVMELGIEGLGTSKQVCKNYKA
- a CDS encoding SDR family oxidoreductase; its protein translation is MDLKLKDKVIIVTGGSKGIGLGIVESLLRENAIPVIVTRNKESVLEVLENFKTKGHDVFYTLAELTDAEKCKSAIDATIAKYGRIDGLVNNAGVNDGVGLESGDYDGFMTSIKRNLAHYYLMAHYALPELKKSKGAIVNIGSKTADTGQGGTSGYAASNGGRNALTREWAVELLPYSIRVNALIVAECYTPLYEKWISTFSDKEEKLASITKNIPFENRMTTAEEIGDTVAFLLSSVSSHTTGQLLYVDGGYTHLDRSIE